Genomic DNA from Bacillota bacterium:
CAGACTCCCTTCCGGTTACTTCTATGTTCCCCTTGTAAAGCCTGAGACCGACCGATCCGGTAACCGGTTCCTGCGTTTTTTGAATAAACCCATCCAGCGCTTCACGCAGCGGGGTAAACCAGAGACCGTAATAAATCATCTCTGCATACTTCAGGGCAATAACTTCCTTGTAATGATATGTTTCACGGTCCAGGGTATACTGTTCAAGTTCCCGGTGGGCAAAAGAGAGCAGTGTGCCTCCCGGTGTTTCGTAAATGCCCCGGGATTTCATGCCGAGCAGGCGGTTTTCAACCATATCAATCCGGCCAATACCGTGTTTTCCGCCGATCCGGTTCAACTCTTCTATCAATTTAACAGGAGGTAGTTTATGACCGTTCACGCTAACAGGAATACCCTGTTCAAAGCTGATCACCAGATCTTCAGGTTCATCCGGTGCATCTTTCGGTGCAACTGTCAAACAGAACATATCGCTTTCAGGCTCAACAGCCGGATCTTCCAATATTCCGCCTTCAAAGCTGATATGCCAGATATTGCGATCTATGCTGTACGGCTTTTCAATCGTTGCTGACACAGGAATACCATGGTTGCACGCATAATTCATGCAGTCACTGCGCGATTCCAGTTCCCATTCACGCCAGGGCGCAATTATTTTCAGGTAAGGATTCAGGGCTTTTATGGCAAATTCAAAACGAACCTGATCATTTCCTTTTCCTGTTGCCCCGTGTGCTATTGCTTTGGCGCCAACTTTTTCGGCGATCTCCACCAGCCGTTTCCCGATCAGGGGGCGGGCAATAGCAGTCCCCAGCAGGTATTTCCCTTCATAAACCGCTCCCGACTGAACCATGGGGTAAATGTAATCGGTTACCAGTTCTTCACGGATATCCTCAATAAACAGCTGGGATGCCCCTGTTTTAAGTGCTTTCTCTTCAAGGCTGCCTAAATCATCATCCCCCTGGCCGACATTTGCAGTCATCGCTATAATTTCATAATCATAGGTCTCCTGCAGCCATTTGACAATAATAGATGTGTCGAGGCCTCCTGAATAGGCCAGTACTACTTTTTCTTTCGCCATTGTAAACTCCTCCTTAATTTCACCGCGTGACACTTATGTTTAAGATTTATAAATATAAAATAAAAAACCCCTCGTCGGTTAAAGGACGAGGGGTTCGCGGTACCACCTTTATTGATCAACAAAATGGTTGATCCACTTACGCTGTTTTCACGAAAAACAGCCTTGATAACGGTATAAAACCGGATCGGCCTACACACCGGTAATTCTAACCGGCTTCAACCGTCACCTCCGGGGTGCGCTTCGCCGCCTGTTTCTGGTCCGGACTTCCACCAACTCCGGCTCGCTAGGCCTCCACAAAACGGATACTCTCCCCATCAACGGATTCATATAACATTGAATGTTATTTTATAACATTCCGGACAGTTATGTCAATAGCTGTTTCTGCTATTTATGATCGAACCCTTTACAGCGGTATATTGCCGTGTTTACGGACCAGCCTCTGTTCACGCTTATGTTCTACCATTTCAAGGCCGCGGATCAGGTATTCACGGGTCTGGCGGGGGTCGATAACTTCATCGATCCACCCCCTGGCTGCAGCAATATAAGGATTGGCATATTTGTTCTTGTACTGGTCAACCAGTTCATTACGTTTCTGATTTGCATCTTCAGCCTGATCGATTTCACGCCGGTTGACAATATTAACCGCACCTTCCGGGCCCATCACAGCAATCTCTGCCGAGGGCCAGGCCAGGCATAGGTCCGCACCCAACGACCGCGAATTCATCGCAATGTATGCCCCACCGTAGGCTTTCCTGAGGATGATCGAGATCTGGGGAACAGTGGCTTCTGAATAAGCGTAAAGGACCTTGGCGCCGTGACGGATAACTCCTCCCCATTCCTGTTCAACACCGGGAAGGTAACCGGGAACATCCACAAAAGTAATCAGGGGTAAATTAAAGCAATCACAGAAGCGGACAAAACGGGCAATTTTATCTGAAGAATTAACATCAAGGCATCCCGCCTTAACCTGGGGCTGGTTGGCAATAATCCCGACCGGCCTGCCGTTAATCCGGGCAAAGCCGACTACCGCATTCTGGGCATAGCCGGCATGAACTTCCATCAGATCACTGCCATCAACAATTCGTTTGACTACTTCGCGAACATCATAAGAGCGGTTTGGGTTATCGGGAATAATCGAAACAAGATCTTCCGCACTTAACTCGGGGAGAAGAGGCTCAACCAGGGGAGGGTCATCCACGTTATTGGAGGGAAGAAAACTGAGCAGCCTGCGGATCTGGCTGAAGCAGTTCTTTTCATCTTCAGCAAAGAAATGAGCCACCCCGCTGGTCTGGTTGTGGGTAGCCGCTCCGCCCAGATCTTCGGCCGAAACTTCTTCGCCGGTAACAGCCTTGATAACCTGGGGACCGGTAATAAACATATTCCCCGTACCACTGACCATAAATATAAAGTCGGTGATCGCGGGAGAATATACGGCGCCCCCGGCACAGGGACCCATGATAACTGAAAGCTGTGGAATTACTCCGGAGCAAAGAGTGTTGCGATAGAAGATTGACCCGTATCCATTCAGAGCATATACCCCTTCCTGTATACGAGCCCCACCTGAATCATTGAGGCCGATAACCGGTGTGCCGTTCTGAGCAGCCAGATCAAGGATACGGCAGATCTTTGATGCATGCACTTCACTGAGCGAACCACCGGCCACAGTAAAATCCTGGGCATAAACATATACACTACGCCCACTTATTGTCCCGTAACCGGTAACAACCCCTTCGCCGGGATTGGGGTAATCGAGGCTGCTGGCATCTTCCAGGCCGGTCTGAGCAAAGGTCCCCAGCTCAACAAAGCTGTTTTCGTCGAGCAGCAGTTCAAGTCTTTCCCGGGCTGTAAGTTTCCCTTTCCCGTGTTGATCATTAATTCTTTTTTCTCCACCACCGGCTGTTGTTAGCCGGCGACGCTCTTCAAGATGCTTTAACTTTTCATCCAATTACTTCACCACTTTCTGCAAAAAATTCAAACCCTGCAGCCATGATCATCGTTCGCACAATTCGATCAAAATGCCACCGGTTGATTTAGGATGAAGAAAGGCTATCCTGGCCCCACCTGCGCCATACCTGGGTTTTTCATCAATCAATTCAACACCCTTATCTTTAAGCTGAGCAAGTTTCTCTTCAATATTGGTGACCCGGAAAGAGAGGTGATGAATACCTTCACCCTTTTTCTCAATAAATTTTCCAACCGGTCCATCGGGAACGGTTGATTCAAGCAGTTCTATTTTGCTCTCACCTACCGGGAAAAAAGCGACCTTAACCTTCTGTTCGTCAACTACTTCGGTCCCTTTGAATTCTATACCGATCTGATCCCGGTAAAAACTGATTGCTTTTTCCAAATCCTTTACGGCAACACCAATGTGGTCTACCTTCTCGAACAAAATAACCACCCCTGCCTTATTGATTTTGCATAATCCTGTCTTTTATAAAACTAATTATATTTTCGGTGGACGAACCGGGCGTAAACACTTCTGCAATGCCCTGATCTTTTAAGTAAACTATATCTTCTCTCGGAATAATCCCACCAACAATGACAATTATATCATGGCTCCCCTGTTCACGCAGCATTTCCAGCACCGGGGGAAGCAGCTGCATATGGGCACCGGACAATATACTTAAGCCGATTACCTGAACATCTTCCTGAAGGGCTGTTTCTACAATCTGTTCCGGGGTTTGTCTCAACCCGGTATAGATCACTTCCATACCGGCATCACGCAGCGCCTGGGCAACTACTTTGGCTCCGCGATCATGACCATCAAGACCAACCTTGCCAACAAGCACCCGCAAAGGTTTTTCTGCCATTATCTTAATCCTCCTTATGCAGCCTGAATATTTATAAGGTTATCTGCTGCTGATATTCGCCAAATACATCCCGTAAAACACCGCATATTTCACCCAGTGTCGCATACGCTTTAACAGCATTCAGTATATGGGGCATAGTGTTTTCAGATGTTTTGGCTGCCTTGCGTAACTGCTGCAGCGCTTCTGAAACCTTGCCCTGATCACGGCTGAGGCGGACTTCTTTTAACCGTTCAACCTGGCGCTGGCTCGTGGCCGGGTCCATCCTAAGCAAATCGATAGGTTGCTCGCCGCTGACGGTAAAGCTGTTCACACCAACTACAACACGTTCTTTCGATTCGACCTCTTTCTGGTAGCGATATGCGCTGGCCTGGATCTCTTTCTGAATAAATCCCTTTTCAATTGCTTCCACCGCACCGCCAAGGTCATCGATACGTTTAATATATCTGAGCACTTCTTCCTCGATATGATCGGTAAGTTTTTCGATAAAATAAGAACCTCCCAGCGGATCGACCGTATCGGTAGCCCCTATTTCATAGCCGATAACCTGCTGAGTGCGCAGGGCAAGCAGCACGGATTGTTCACTGGGCAAGGCCAGCGCTTCATCCCGGGAATTTGTATGCAGCGACTGGGTTCCCCCGAGGACAGCGCTCAATGCCTGGTAGGCAACCCGCATCAGGTTTACATCAGGCTGTTGGGCAGTAAGTGTAGAGCCGGCTGTCTGGGTATGGAAGCGCAGCATCATGGAACGCGGATTTTTGGCGCCGAACCGTTCTTTCATCAAGGCTGCCCATACCCTTCTGGCCGCCCTGAACTTGGCAACTTCTTCAAAGAAGTTTGAATGGGCGTTAAAGAAGAATGAAAGGCGCGGACCGAACTGATCGACTTCCATGCCGGCCGCAATAGCCGCTTCAACATAAGCAATGGCATTGCTCAGGGTAAAGGCAACTTCCTGAACAGCCGTGGAACCCGCCTCCCTGATATGATATCCACTGATGCTGATTGTATTCCAGGCCGGAATATTCTCACCGGCAAAAGCGAAGATGTCAACAATCAGGCGCATCGATTCCCGCGGGGGGAATATATAAGTTCCCCGGGCGACATACTCTTTAAGTATATCGTTCTGGATCGTTCCGTTTAATTTATCCATGGGGATACCCTGTTTTTCGGCAACGGCCATATACATGGCCAGCAGGACGGCTGCGGGGGAATTAATAGTCATTGAGGTGCTTACTTTATCCAGCGGTATCTTTTCCATCAGGATTTCCATATCCGCCAACGTATCGATGGCTACGCCAACTTTCCCCACTTCACCGC
This window encodes:
- a CDS encoding acyl-CoA carboxylase subunit beta; this translates as MDEKLKHLEERRRLTTAGGGEKRINDQHGKGKLTARERLELLLDENSFVELGTFAQTGLEDASSLDYPNPGEGVVTGYGTISGRSVYVYAQDFTVAGGSLSEVHASKICRILDLAAQNGTPVIGLNDSGGARIQEGVYALNGYGSIFYRNTLCSGVIPQLSVIMGPCAGGAVYSPAITDFIFMVSGTGNMFITGPQVIKAVTGEEVSAEDLGGAATHNQTSGVAHFFAEDEKNCFSQIRRLLSFLPSNNVDDPPLVEPLLPELSAEDLVSIIPDNPNRSYDVREVVKRIVDGSDLMEVHAGYAQNAVVGFARINGRPVGIIANQPQVKAGCLDVNSSDKIARFVRFCDCFNLPLITFVDVPGYLPGVEQEWGGVIRHGAKVLYAYSEATVPQISIILRKAYGGAYIAMNSRSLGADLCLAWPSAEIAVMGPEGAVNIVNRREIDQAEDANQKRNELVDQYKNKYANPYIAAARGWIDEVIDPRQTREYLIRGLEMVEHKREQRLVRKHGNIPL
- a CDS encoding argininosuccinate synthase — encoded protein: MAKEKVVLAYSGGLDTSIIVKWLQETYDYEIIAMTANVGQGDDDLGSLEEKALKTGASQLFIEDIREELVTDYIYPMVQSGAVYEGKYLLGTAIARPLIGKRLVEIAEKVGAKAIAHGATGKGNDQVRFEFAIKALNPYLKIIAPWREWELESRSDCMNYACNHGIPVSATIEKPYSIDRNIWHISFEGGILEDPAVEPESDMFCLTVAPKDAPDEPEDLVISFEQGIPVSVNGHKLPPVKLIEELNRIGGKHGIGRIDMVENRLLGMKSRGIYETPGGTLLSFAHRELEQYTLDRETYHYKEVIALKYAEMIYYGLWFTPLREALDGFIQKTQEPVTGSVGLRLYKGNIEVTGRESEHTLYHPAMATFEADTLFEQKDAQGFINLYGLPLTIKGMMDQKKKKELREVAGS
- a CDS encoding methylmalonyl-CoA mutase family protein; protein product: MSDQDNKIQLDERKKEWLGKLNEILEKYPERKQFKLDSDLELETVYDPLSLDGFDYTDKLNWPGEYPYTRGIQPTMYRGRLWTMRQYAGFGSAEETNERFRYLLDQGQTGLSVAFDLPTQIGYDSDHPLARGEVGKVGVAIDTLADMEILMEKIPLDKVSTSMTINSPAAVLLAMYMAVAEKQGIPMDKLNGTIQNDILKEYVARGTYIFPPRESMRLIVDIFAFAGENIPAWNTISISGYHIREAGSTAVQEVAFTLSNAIAYVEAAIAAGMEVDQFGPRLSFFFNAHSNFFEEVAKFRAARRVWAALMKERFGAKNPRSMMLRFHTQTAGSTLTAQQPDVNLMRVAYQALSAVLGGTQSLHTNSRDEALALPSEQSVLLALRTQQVIGYEIGATDTVDPLGGSYFIEKLTDHIEEEVLRYIKRIDDLGGAVEAIEKGFIQKEIQASAYRYQKEVESKERVVVGVNSFTVSGEQPIDLLRMDPATSQRQVERLKEVRLSRDQGKVSEALQQLRKAAKTSENTMPHILNAVKAYATLGEICGVLRDVFGEYQQQITL
- a CDS encoding cobalamin B12-binding domain-containing protein, whose product is MAEKPLRVLVGKVGLDGHDRGAKVVAQALRDAGMEVIYTGLRQTPEQIVETALQEDVQVIGLSILSGAHMQLLPPVLEMLREQGSHDIIVIVGGIIPREDIVYLKDQGIAEVFTPGSSTENIISFIKDRIMQNQ
- the mce gene encoding methylmalonyl-CoA epimerase, which codes for MFEKVDHIGVAVKDLEKAISFYRDQIGIEFKGTEVVDEQKVKVAFFPVGESKIELLESTVPDGPVGKFIEKKGEGIHHLSFRVTNIEEKLAQLKDKGVELIDEKPRYGAGGARIAFLHPKSTGGILIELCER